The Gloeocapsopsis sp. IPPAS B-1203 DNA segment TCAATCGGTGCGATCGCCCCTGAAAGTTGAATCAGCGGTAAATTGATAAAGAACGAAGTTAAGACTACTTGTTGCTGGTTTTTTGCCAAAGTCGCTAACATCAAACCAACACCAATTCCTACAAATAGATAAAGTCCCCCAAGCGCTAGAAATAACAATAAGCTCCCTTGTAGGGGTACTCTAAAAACGATACGAGCCACACTGAGTGCTAATATTATATCTCCCATCAAAAGTACAAATAATGGGGCAATTTTTGCTAATAGAATTTCCCAAGCATCAGCAGGAGTCATGAGTAATTGTTCAAGCGTTCCTGAATCTTTTTCACGCACCAATGTAGTAGAGGAAACAAGCGTACTCGTGAGTGTAATGACAGTTCCTAGTACTCCTGGAACTAAAAACCAACTACTCAATAACCCAGGATTGTAGAAAAAAACACTTTGTGCTTGTACCAGAGGTGGTGCAGGATTTTCATCTAAACTACGGCTGTACTGGTTAATAATCTGAGCAGCATAACCGCTAGCAATTCCTGCTGTATTTGCATCAACTCCATCAATAAAAATTTGTACTTCAGCCGTTTTATTTTGTGCTAAGTCTCGATTAAATCTTGGAGGAATCACTAACCCTGCTGTAATTTGCCCCAGGCGCACTTGTTGAGCAATCTCCTCTTGACTGAGACTATAATTGTGAGGAATAAAGATTTGGTTTTCTGTTAAGGCAGCAACTAACTCGCGGCTTTCATAAGTATTCGCATAGTCTACGATTCCTAGTTTCAGGTTTTGCACATCCGCATTCAGTGCAAAGCCAAAGATCAGAAGTTGTATTGTTGGTGGAAAAAGTAGTAAAAAAAGGAGTTGTTTATTTCTTAATATCTGATTAACTTCTTTAATACATAATGCCCAAAAACGACTTTCTAGAAGATACTTGATAAGTTTCATTTTTTAAAACTAATTGATTGATTGAACTCATTTTTGTTTCACCTTGATAACAATCTTAAATTATTTACCAAAATATCTGTTTATTACTTTTCTTTGCTTTTTTATGGTTTGCTCTAGAACAAATATAATAACATTTATCAATTTAGTTCTTTAAGTAAAAGCATCCTTTTATCATTTCTTATGGAATTATCTTTTCTATACAGGAGTTGAACTACAAGCTTCATCTGCCATATAAGTGAGAAATGACACGCTGTACCTCATCGGAAGTTAATACACTAGGCAAGTAGCGCGATCGCTTCGCTCGAACTGCATCAATACCCACTAACTCTTGTTGCAAGACAACTTGGTAAAGGAAAATGATGGCATTGAGTGCTTGGTTCTAAGTGGTTGCTGCGACTTGTTCGTTTAC contains these protein-coding regions:
- a CDS encoding ABC transporter permease, whose amino-acid sequence is MKLIKYLLESRFWALCIKEVNQILRNKQLLFLLLFPPTIQLLIFGFALNADVQNLKLGIVDYANTYESRELVAALTENQIFIPHNYSLSQEEIAQQVRLGQITAGLVIPPRFNRDLAQNKTAEVQIFIDGVDANTAGIASGYAAQIINQYSRSLDENPAPPLVQAQSVFFYNPGLLSSWFLVPGVLGTVITLTSTLVSSTTLVREKDSGTLEQLLMTPADAWEILLAKIAPLFVLLMGDIILALSVARIVFRVPLQGSLLLFLALGGLYLFVGIGVGLMLATLAKNQQQVVLTSFFINLPLIQLSGAIAPIESMPVFFQYLSLLNPLRHFVAISRGILLKGVGIDILFPHVLALFTFVVVLLTVSVNRFRSQLS